The DNA window GGAGGCTTTTGTTTCAGATGCAGGAAtaagtttgttgttttttaaagaaactttgcagcgtgcaatcatttgttccacgcctgttgtCGCAAAACCAAACAATTGACagcccttttctttttttttttgcaacaaatCTCTTGCTCTAGTTAGCCTTAGCATTAGCTAGGTGTATGAATCTCCAGAAGGAAAAAAGGGGAGGGCGGAAGCCCATGAGCTCCTGGGGGGCAAAAAGGATGCCCGAGTAAGAGGAGaagaaaaatagattttttaaatttcttaaaTCATCTGCAACAAAACAACTCAAATTTAACGACGAAATGGatgtatcacccagccctaatataACCTGTCAAACATGATGCGGCCACAGTCGCATGGCAGATACACAAAAGCTTGTCATTACACACTTTCATTTGTTGTTTTGGTTGTTGCCCAAGCACAGCGGCACTGCATTGCTATCCCGAAGACCAGTGCCCTGACCCGGAAGTCGTACCTGAAGACTCCACGCTGAAAACCCTCATGTATGACCATTTCTTAGctcatttgtttatttgaagcCTGACAACGTTGAAACCACTTTGATTTGTCTTGGACAGTGAAAGGAAGAAGCATCAAGACCACAAATTGTCCCTTAAAATCTCCAAGAACAGACACGAGCTTTATGCAGATGAGCAGGTAAGTTGACTCACCTTTTATTTGTACTGAACTGAATTAAGCTGGAAAATGCTTCACCGATTTTTGCGTTTTCCCAGGAGCGATCATCCGTCGCGTGGAAACCAGAGGAGTTCGAAAATCTGGTCTCCGAAGGAGACGTCATTCTGACCATCAATGTCTACTACCCAGCTATTTTTGAAAAAgtaagcaacattttttttttcaaactcaaAAGACAAGACCACAACCATGAAGCTGATAGCTAAAGAAGATGTTGGCTAAGGAATGTGTTCCTTATTTTCAACTGATTCTCAACTACTTAGTCCATTTCTGAGGATAATTCAAATTCTTGCAATAAGAACCGTTTTAACAATCAGTGttggtctaaggcaggggtcggcaacccgcggctccggagccgcatgcggctccttgaccactctgatgcggctcagctacatacatgccgacccccccgattttcccaggagatttatggatctcagtgtctctcatagattactcccagggaaaaactaatcctatttacactcttacttactaaataaagggcgtgccctaattgcacttcagcaattgtcctctatagcatttacatacagcgtgccagtccagccacatgttgcatgttgtcatTACTTGcatacaggagacagcaaagcatagttactcatcagccacacagcttacactgacggtagccgtatcaaacaactttaacattgttacgttacaaatatgcgccacactgtgaacccacaccaaaaaagaatgaaaaacacatttctggagaacatcccaccgtaacacaacataaacacaacagaaccattacccagaatcccatgcagccctaactcttccggtctacattatacacccccgctaccaccaaatccccccacacatcaacccccgcccctctccgtgcgttggttgagcggaagagttagggctgcatgggattctgggtattggtaccgtcagtgtaagatgtgtggctgctgagttagtagccttgctgtctcttacgtgagcaagctagaaCAGCATTCCAATTGTGGTCGAGCAGGAACACTgtcagggcagactgtagagggcgccaaatgtagtgtcatcacgctctgatattcgggagtctcccgggaaaaattagagggttggcaagtatgacgctatcaagcggctatcaagcgacattcattcaaaactcgcgggctgcactaacatcaaatttccacattaaagtgcgtgccggtgcgtgtgtctgagacccctggttaacatagcacaaagcatgtaagctttgtatgcggtgattttcattttaaattttaaatttttttttgtggctcccattactttctataatttgtgaaacttgccaaaatggctctttgagtggtaaaggttgccgacccctggtctaaggaacCAGGTGTCAAAGtctttttcactgagggccacattgcagttatgtttggccccagagggccgcttctaacagtgaatacttttattacaccattttttaatgcattttattagtagatattttttttaactgaatgttaaaaaaaatgtggtaagttgcaataatttcacctcaaaatgtagtgtattttactgtaagtggaaaaacagtactgctgtttttatggtaaaaaaaaaagaagcttggttgccagaatgttactgtaaaatgtacatttgttttttttactgtaaattaaaaaaactacaatttttgcacctgagctgctagttttttgtgttggtttttaccgcaaatcaacaactgtagatttttcggtgtattactgtaaatgccaaaacggcaccacagtttattacagtaaaaaaaagtttttttcatttagagaaaaatgctgtaaaaaccacagtaaatttcacaattttaccatgaaatctattgctacttttacattgcacaatttgatggataacttgctttgaaatcattattattagtatttatttctatttacaaAATGGTttcaatgtttgataatatatttttgcataataataagacaatatttaagttaacataatttgcgattacatggagtacatgtatttttttttctcccaaaatagaaagaaagaatacatttgctaagaaaagttacagtactttattgatacgttttatttccaggctttcgagggccaaataaaatgaagtggcgggccacatttggcccccgggccttgagtttgacacctgtggtctaaggAACTAGGTGTTTGGTTGTACACCTTTGGGTTCAACCTTTTTAACGGATCCTAGTCAAATTGTATAAAGGATTATTCGTATCAAAATGTTGTTCAGCATCATAGTCTCTGTTTTCAACTCGTCCTAAAAACGCAAACTATTACTACTGTACAATAAGGGAGAAGGGAGTGTCAATATTTATGTCTACATCATGTTAGAACAATACACACGCCAGCAGCTAGGTGGCGGTGGCGCTCAATCGAAGTAAAAGTAGTAAAACACATGCCTTTGAATTCACTCTAACTACAGTGGGGATTGCGGAAAGACCTTTGGGTTTTATGTCATTCTACTTCTATCTGCAACAGCCCATCTCTGTaaaatgatttatatatatatatatatatatatatatatatatatatatatacactaccgttcaaaagtttggggtcacccaaacaacttagtggaatagccttcatttctaagaacaagaatagactgtggagttcctgatgaaagttctctttttctggccatttcgagcgtttaattgagcccacaaatgtgatgctccagaaactcaatctgctcaaaggaaggtcagttttgtagcttctgtaacgagctaaagtgttttcagacgtgtgaacatgattgcacaagggttttctaatcatcaattagccttctgagccaatgagcaaacacattgtaccattagaacactggagtgatagttgctggaaatgggcctctatacacctatgtagatattgcacaaaaaagcagacatttgcagctagaatagtcatttagcacattagcaatgtatagagtgtatttctttcaagttaagactagtttaaagttatcttcattgaaaagtacagtgcttttccttcaaaaataaggacatttccatgtgaccccaaacttttgaacggtagtgtgtatatatatatatatatatatatatatatatatatattgtatgtatatatatatatatattgtatgtatatatatatatatatattgtatgtatatatatatatatatatatatatgtatatatatatatatatatatatatgtatatatatatatatatatatatatgtatatatatatatatatatatatgtatatatatatatatatatatatatatatatatatatatatatatatatgtatatatgtatgtatgtatatatatgtatgtatgtatgtatatatatatatatatatatatatatatatatatatatatatatatatatatatatatatatatatatatatatatatatatatatatatatatatgtgtatgtatatatatatatatatatatgtgtatatatatatgtgtatatgtatatatatatgtgtaccgtaatttccggactataagccgctactttttcccctcgttctggtccctgcggcttatacaagggtgcggcttatttacggcctgttcttctccgacacagacgaagaggatttcggtggttttagtatgcaggaggaagacgatgacacaatgattaaagactgccttttcatataccggtaggctggttattttgataacgtacatgcgagcactttgtattactttgcaccgttgtattatttgtactctgcacgaatgctgttcgccatgtcaaagatgtgaaagtttgattgaatgattgaaagatttatagttaataaatgggacgctttgcgttcccaaacagtcatctctgtcccgacaatcccctccgtggtagcaggaacccctatatactacgctaattacacatcaaaaccctgcggcttatagtcgggtgcggcttatatatggagctatctgtattttcccctaaatttagctggtgcggcttatagtcaggtgcggcttatagtccggaaattacggtatatgtatatatatatgtgtatatgtatatatatatgtgtatatgtatatatatgtatatatatatgtatatgtatgtatgtatgtatatgtatatatataaatatacatatatatacatatatgtatatactgtatgtgagtatatgtacacgtgtatatatgtataccctCTTCTCCCTTTCCTTGCAGTTTGTCTATGTCAGACCCCACGTGACGCTGCTGGTGCTAGGATCCCAAAGCCTGGTAAAGCTCAGGGACGCCATCTGTTGCGCCAGCGACTTGCAGGTGTGCGGCGAGTTCAGCAACACGCCCGAAATGGCGCAGGACTTCATCAGCAAAGTGAGTGCGGCGTGCAGCCCGCCTTCCCCAAGTTGTGATTTTTGTAACACAGAGACTGTGTTTTGTTTCAGGACCACTACAAGTCGGCCTTCTTTTTCTTTGAAGGAGTGTTCTATAACGACATGCGATATCCTGAGTGTTGTGATATCAGCAGGTGAGTTTGaatgcaatttattttgctcCAGCCCGGAAAAGCGCACCGTCTCATGAGTTAAGTGTCCTTGAATAATTATTCCGTTTCGGATTGCATAAGCATGCGCTTGAATTCGCAGTAAAATACTTATTTGTTGTTAACTGAGGCAATTACTTAGAGCCAAAGCCACTATGCTCCAAAGGGAAATGGTCTGTTATACTTTCATGGACGTTTCAATAATTACGgccaaacatttactaaataatCTCAAATTAAGTACAGCAGAGGCAAATATTTAGGTCATAAGATTGCACTTAATACGGTATCTCCACACTAAACCACCAGAGGAACATGTATAACACTGATATTAAAGGGtcccttttatttaaaaaaagtgcattttttaATGATGATGTACCATGAATAAGTCTACATTTAcattgcaggccaaagtggcccaaatcagattttttttagatTCTATTTTCTTTAGAATGAGTGTTTTTGTACgtgaaaataaatgtaattattgtaatgtatgaatggatatattatatagtgtaatatatttgggagggttcttaTCTTTTTATGGTTGTTGAGTACAGGAGGCATGGAAGGATATTTTTTTAACTCTCTTACGCAATGTTTATAACATTTAAGCAAATTTTCCGGTCCTTCAAAGATCGCTATTTCTTCAGAATCAAAATCTATgttcatatatacagtacaggccaaaagtttggacacaccttttcattcaatgtgttttctttatttccatgactatttacattgtagattgtcacatcaaaactatgaatgaacacatgtggagttatgtacttaacaaaaaaaggtgatataactgaaaacatgttttatattccagttccttcaaaatagccaccctttgctctgattactgttttgcacactcttggcattctctcaatgagcttcaagaggtagtcacctgaaaagggttttcacttcacaggtgtcatagttttgatgccttcagtgacaatctacaatgtaaatagtcatgaaaataaagaaaacgcattgaaatgagaaggtgtccgaacttttggcctgtactgtatgactTACAGCTTATTTGCGCACTAATGATTACTGATGAATATTCGGCCACCAAAaaaagactttgctcaccgaaactggatgttgtgatgacgtatccACGTAATGACGTAACTCGCCCAAAGATGATGAAAAAGTCACATTCGCATTTCCGTTAAGACTCCAATCGGATTCGGACTACCTCCTTCCTGATGTGGCCCAAATCTGGtgcaaaaagatcagatttgaagcactctggagcatttagactggcaaaaaaataatttgatcTGTGTCTCATGGGGGCAAAAAAAGTCCGATTTGGTGTGCAGTATAAATGATGCCTGTGTGTCCCAAAAGCAGAAAGGTGAGATAAATGTAGGTtttcatcaacaacaaaaaaaagcagaCTTTGCTACACTTATATAAGTACACACTGGAGCTCTACCAACTAACAGTCAGTTACAGATGTGGGAGCAGTGagtttaattatgttgtttttcttcaaaaataggcTAACCTCGCATGATGTTcttaaaatgtgagtgtaatgttagcactgcGAGTGTTGCTAATAATTGTACCATCTGCCCCATGTTTAATGTTACGTatatcgtccatccatccatttcctaccgcttgtcccgttcgggatcgcggggggtgctggagcctatctcgtattatgtaaaaaatatagaaagtacacaatagtgcttCTGGGACACTCGGACGAAGGCgtggacaaacacagctcattggCATAAAGACACACATGTTCCGAGTAGGGCTTAAAGTGTCTAATTTCAAGCGTCAATGCTAGATTTGACAATACGCAACAATGGGCCCTGAAAAAAGACTTTGTGTGACGCATAAGCGCAGGTTGAGTTGTACGCTATCTTTGCAGGACGACGATCAAGTGGGCAAAGGACAACCACTTTCCGtcgtaccgacaggccaagatGGAGGACACAAAGTTTGAGGATCTGAAGGTCAAAGTGGGCTTCCCTTATCTCTACAATCACCAAGGGGACTGCGAGCATGTCGTCATCATCAGTGACGTCAGGTACAACTCACTCGCCGCGTTTCTAGTTGGGACTCTAGCAGTCACAATTCTCGTTCTTTCTATGGCTTTTTCAAAGTCTGACACAAATGTCGCAGTCACTGTTCGCAACACATCTTTTGTGGAACATTTCAGGATTTGTCCCTCTATTAAGTT is part of the Entelurus aequoreus isolate RoL-2023_Sb linkage group LG22, RoL_Eaeq_v1.1, whole genome shotgun sequence genome and encodes:
- the LOC133639560 gene encoding snRNA-activating protein complex subunit 3-like, with product MATDLNAGIPDYEPGDGNTRTFHIDAFRKEWLSRLQPSDYSYPPQDENAFHANFAHELGVSVDMMRELKDTCNTAALHCYPEDQCPDPEVVPEDSTLKTLIERKKHQDHKLSLKISKNRHELYADEQERSSVAWKPEEFENLVSEGDVILTINVYYPAIFEKFVYVRPHVTLLVLGSQSLVKLRDAICCASDLQVCGEFSNTPEMAQDFISKDHYKSAFFFFEGVFYNDMRYPECCDISRTTIKWAKDNHFPSYRQAKMEDTKFEDLKVKVGFPYLYNHQGDCEHVVIISDVRLTHKDDCLDRKLYPLLTHKHRVAVQKCAVCYTFIARWCTTGDQFAPSNPCLFCDKCFRMLHYDKDANKLGDFLAYPYVDRGAFN